Below is a window of Amphiprion ocellaris isolate individual 3 ecotype Okinawa chromosome 15, ASM2253959v1, whole genome shotgun sequence DNA.
CCCACAGTCATACATCGTAACATAAACTCAACTAACTGATCATGCAATTCATTGGCAATTATTATCATCGCATTTAATCGATTAAAAGTGGTCATAACGAAAGTTGCAGCTCTTGTAACAtctaaatgcagacaaaacatAAGTTCTCATTTGCGCTCCAGCTGGCATTGTCCTGAAGGTGTTGGAAAGTCTCTTTATCCTAATCTATTTAAGCTACCTACAGTAATCTAGGTGTCTATGGGTCAGGCTTTAAGTCTTCAACAACATGTACATTGTTTGCTTGCCACCAAGCATCTGACCAAGTCATCCAGAAGTTCTAGATTGTTGTGATTCTCTTTATGTACCTGTCTATTTAAGAGCTACTGCAGTCATATGATACCAATCTGAGGAATCTGAGGTCCTCTAAACAGGGTTTGTTGGTTGTTCCTCCTGGCttaagacaaaagaaaactgtgcttttaaagttGTAGCTCCTAAACTTCGGAGCCCCCTTTCGGAGAACTTAAGAGCTGTGCTCACTATGGTCACTTTAAAAAAGCACCTCAGGATTGTTGTTTGGCCTCTTGTTTTTATCTGCTTGTCTGCTTTTAATGTCAGTCGGTATCTCTTATTTgctcttttgcttttttctgtattgtaaaAAACTTTGTGACATCTGCCCTTAAAGGGACTATGTAAATAATACTTAATTTCTGTTTGTCTTCCAGGTGACACATGGACAGAGACCTTAGCTTACGTGATGTTCTGGGGAGCTGCGAGTGCAATTACAGCCACGATCATCCTGTTTAATGGCCAAGACTTTGTGGATGCCCCCAAGCTGGTTCACAAGGAGAAGATGGATtaagggtgtgtttgtgtgtgtgaatgtgtgagtgagtgagtgtgtgtctttgttgatGTGAGGAGCAGCTGGGTCAAGCAGACTCATATACCTCATCATCTTCACCATCTCTTTCAGCAGGTCTGGACTAAGTTGCTGCCCCTATACTGCTCTGTAGACATTCTCATTCAAAACTCTTTTTCTGCCCACAACAGATGTTACCGTCTTTAGTTGCATTGCAATCTCTCCTTTTATATGGTTTACATTTAATTATCTACATTCCTCATACTGTGTCTTGGTTGGTTCTACtgcttggtttgttttgttggtgTTATCTTGTCAATTTCTTATAGAAAATGCTCATTTTTCCTTTGGCTAGTAATTGTGCTcttatgcaaaatgacacacCACATAGTTAAATGTAAACCCTAAACGGTTACGCCCAAAGATGTGGCACTTAGAGATgcacatattaaaaatatatatgttgtATTTCAATGAAAAGACCACTGTATACAGAATTCACGTGAGTTCTGATTGTAATGAGCCTTGCAAACTTGTGTATGAGATATAAATAGGTGGCTAATCTATGTTAAGTGAACAATATGTCTTCCTATTAAGCTAGCTTGAGAGAGTATCTGTCATGCCatttgtcatttggtgttttaaaaaaagtatacTGTCTGGAACTTTTGCTGAATTATATCTTTCATCACAGCTTACTTGTCTTTTTGGAATGAAAGATTTCTACAAatccattttttgtttattagcaGCAAGTAATATATCCATCTCATCTACATAATTTTTCCTTCAGTAACTGGAAGCTGCTTGTTGCaatttttgtggctgttttttgcCACTTCTTGCCTTGGATGTAGTTTGTTAGCCTGCTTGCTCTGTAGGAAGATAACACCTTTAATTTATCCTACAAGGCTCTGATAGCTGATTGGTTTTACCCAGCATCACAAAACAAACTAGAAATTTATgtttaagtaaaaaaaacattgatctCAAAATAACTGCTTATATTAATAAACCTCATAATATGCATTTTGGTTGATCATTACCAACTTATGCTACACGTACAAACCCTGAGTTTCTTTCACTGTAATGATGTAATGTAGAGTGGGAACAAGCTGGTACTGTTGATCAGTAAGGAATAAGATGATTTCAGCAAGTGTATGTTAAGAGGTTAAAAGAGATTCTTAGACCTAAAGCCCATTAGTAAGCATGGACACTCTTAGCATCCATTTTTTGCCAGGCACCTGTTCAAtaatgtttcctctctgcttcaGTTTCCAGTTTCTTCACAGGGGTTTGGGGATTGTGTTGCTCCAGAGTAAAAGAGAATACATACAATTCCACTTTGAGATCACTGCCTTACAGAGCTGCCCCTAGGTGGAGAGGGCACAGACATTTAAAACTGTCATATAAGCATTTAATCATTCTGATTGACACCTTcttttgattttgatttaaaatgtactAATGAATTAAAGGAATTGGTCACAATgcctttttgtttcttgtacAATTTTAAATAGTATGCATGATAATCATTCGTGTGACCAAGATAACATAGAAGTTATGTGCACAATACATGAATATGGAATCTGATGATGAAATCAACTTTTTGGGCTGCTCCATGATAACCTGTGCAAGAATGCAATCAAAATGATGTCTTTTGTGCACAACATAACTTGTATGAACAAAGTGAGTGCATGATAATAAATTTGTGCGACCAAGATAATCTTTGCTTGGGCTAATAATAGCTTGAGCAAAGATAAAAATATGTATGCACAACATGACATCTTATTTAGGcaggacatatttttattttcaagtttACAATTTATGTTTCAAGTTTGCAGATGATGTCACCACTGTGTTGATGCTCTTATGTCTGTAGGTTTTCGATTATTGTCACATATCAGAAACACTATAAGTGTATAGCTATAAATGTATCATTTTAAAGCTATAAACATTCTTTACATCTCATCTGAGATATCTGAAACCAGAACTGGTTCTTTAGTTTGTGGTGGAAATGATGTTATGTTTCTTCTCTTCAGCCATCAGTGATGTCATTCCAGAACCGGACTTCATCCTTGTCAATAAACTGAACACTCACAGATGTTATGAAAaccgtttttgctgtttttatgtttgggcCTGATTTGCTGTCAAGTCCGTTTACACCGTTGGTACTGCAACTGATagaacagttttctaccagcattcctgtgcTGTAGCAGCACTTTTCACTGtcattgttattttttgatttCTCATAATTCTCTGTAAAAACAGGCTGTTGACTATAGGTGGGACGACATTGgtacattttgtgcagaagaagagtcacgTTAAACGCCTACTTACATGTGAATGTGCACagaatttgaagcagaaagtctgaattaAAGAAAGTTGACAATCACCCTCTGATACCCGTTACCTCTGACTGgggtttttagtttttgtcgagctGACAAAGTCAAACTTGCTTCATGGTACAGCCCTCAGAAGTCACAACTGCATGGACTAGCTTTTCATctctctgagacaggatgttcctaaTTTTGGCAATATTGCATTGGTCAAAGATGACTGCCCtagaaacagttttatttttattatgttaaaCAGGGTGCTTTTCTGTAGGTGCACAACCACTAAAGCTCCAGTTCGTAAGAAAAACACACTTCTAAAAGCTGTTGTCAAATATGGGATGGTAAGGCAACAAAATACATTAATGAACTCCTACATGGCATCTTGTAATTGTTCTGTATTCCAGTAGATGTCATATTTGGACATACAGAGGCAGTTGTAGCATGCTGCCTAATTCCTGAGCTTGACCAGGAATCACTGAGTCAGGCCACTGTCACATCCACAGAAATTCAGCAGGCTACAGTTCAGCGGGTTTGTATCATGAGTCTGATGGAGAATAAAGGTGTTTTGTTACTTcaccaaggaacatggtggagCTCTGacaatcggcgttggtttgtctgtctgttcgcaacttTACTGAAAAAACGGATTTGCATGAAAATTTCAGGAAaggtcacaaatgacacaaggaccacctcattagattttggcagtgatgcggcttatagtctggatccacagagttgttaaagatttctgtatcattgcccgATGGCGGCAcagagtcactgtaactataactacaagtgaacactacaccAGCTGCATGCTGATGATCATGTGACTGCAAACCTACTACAGATCAACTGCTGCGGatcacaaatttctgaaaagatttcatctgtcggaaatcatacgactgagcagccttggcagagtactgcgctctccgactgcttttcttgttttacttgTGGAAATCTTGCAGCATTTAATAGACTTAGAGTCTAGTGTGGAGCATTTTACCGATTAAATTGATCTCTGCCTTCAATCAAAGAAAGACAACACCAAGACAGGGCAATAAATAAGGGGTTTATTCATGCAATACACCACACAAAATGCTGTATTAAATGAGGAAATCTTTTGGATGGTGCATAAAACTGTTATGGTTTATGTTCGTAAAGAGGGGACTGAGGTtactaaaagtttttttttaaagtaatcagCTTCTCTAAGATAAAAATTCAGGAGTTGAGAGTATTAAGTCGACATCAAATCATAACACCGACCACTTAAGTTTGGTGTTGTCCTCTTTGTAGTAAAGGCTGGCTTCTTTGAGTCAGAAGCACCACTGCTGTGTCGTCAGCCAGCGCCCAGAGGTGACATCAGGATAAGGCAGTGTGCAGAGTCACAGGAGGCTTCTCCCAGCAGATCCAACTGTCTTTTCTTGCAGCATTGATAGAGTTGGCCCTGACTTGTGCACAGCCTTGTAATGTCAGGTTTGTGTGCCAAGATGTTTAGCAGGCCAACAGCTGACATTGATAATGTAAAGTGGAACTCTGCACTACTTTGTCACTTTGGTTGATGGAATGTATTTGAAATGGTGCTAGCTCACTAATAGTTACTACTTGATTTTTGTTACATTCTAATAGAAAAGAAAATTTATGTACACTTAATATCTGAACTGGAGCAAAAGAAGCAGTTAATGAAAGATCTtgcaaaataatgtgcaaaaaattaaacaataaaattacacaaaaataaataaaggtcttcttagtttattttgtataattttattgtttaattaaaacatggagacaaagacaggacaaaagacaaaaggctCTCCTATAAGCCTTCACCATACGCTGGTGTGTCACACTAACAGTTGTGAATGCCTACAGATTTGTAACAGTTATTAAACTACTAGGTTGTATTTACATAGTTTACACATGCAGATTACTGCTAAGCATGCACAGACCTGCCTTTGTAGCATACTCACCACCAAGGCACAAACTTTGGACTGCATACAAAGAAGTCTGCATGGACTTTCAGAGGCTTGGGGAAATGACGTTGTGGATGCAGTATGTGTAAGACCGACCATACACTGCTTTTTCGGAGTTCACTTTGACAATTTTGTTCAATGTGGGGGCAGATTGGTGTCTCCATTTTCCTTGCATGTAGACAAATCTTTGGCTTTGGATGTCTGCAGACTTTGGAAGACGGCGAAATTTACATTACGCAGACCAGGTCACCTTCCATTACTCCATAGTATAATTCTCATGCTCGTGTGTCTATTGTAGGTGCGAGCAATGGTGGTCAGTAGTCAGCATATTCACTCTGACTTGTCTGCAGCTACACAGTTCCATATATAGCAAGATGAGATGCTCagtgtgttctgacacctttctatcataACAGCATTAATTATTGTTCCAACATGATTTTTGCAACCCTGTCTCCATAAAATTATGTTCTCACACAAATAAATTCCATGTTAAAGTACATATTTTTGCAATGGAATTTACTACACATCTTCAGAAACATGACTTGCTTCCTATTAATGTCATTCTCCTTAATTCATAAAAGTAAACTGCAGCAAAGATGCATTTGACAAGGTTGAATTAATCTGACAGTGAACTTTGCCACCTTAGTTTTCAAGAAGGATGACGTGGTTTCAACGTAGAAACActtggtctcactgttctgtCTGGTCACTGGAGCGTATATTTTATATTCACTTTAGGGCAGAGCCATTTAGATTGGCTAAAGAATGATGAAGAAAGTGGAGCCAAGTCAAGCACTTCCTGTCCTACATGAAAGCCTTCCCTGCTAGCAACATACAAAGCACACTAATGAAGAGATCTATTTAGAAAATGTATCAGAACAGGTGgtaaacagtaaaatgctgcACTCACAAACTAACTGGTTCTCAGAAATCTAAAGTGCTGCCACTGTAGCTAGAATGAACAAAACCTCCACTAGATTACTGCTAAGGGGGCGATCTAGCTGCAGTGTTAAAGTATGAAGGACATGACAGGGGAAAACTATGATGACTGAGTCACAACACTCATTCCAGTTTTCTCGTTTCATGTCATGCTTACTGTTCAGTACATTTAGTCTAGCAAGTAATGCTAGCATCACAGTTCCAGGGAAAGGAAACAGAGTCCATATCACTGTCAGTATAACACACAGTGTAGGCCACTTATTATTAAAGCACACTGAGAGGACTTTGTCCCGATGTTTTCAATGTGATTATGAAGGAGGGATTTATTTTCCTGTCCTTTATTGTGGATCTGAACGGAACACATGAAATAACTGTGCTGTATCCACAAATATGTGATTGTAACATCCATTAAAAGatcaaataaacataaaaatctgtACAGAAACAAAAGAATACTTCCTCATAGTAACAGCAGAGGGCTGCTCAAACAGCTCAGAAAGAAAATACACGGAAGTTCTAAATGAATCCAATAATTATAATGagcaacaaagacaacaaaagcacATTTGCTAGAATAGATCATGAGGCAAACATTAGCTCCAAAATGCCTTGCAtccatatacactaccgttcaaaagtttggggtcacccagacaatttcatgttttccatgaaaactcacactttaattcatgtgctaacataattgcacaagggttttctaatcatcaattagcctttcaacaccattagctaacacaatgtagcattagaacacaggagtgatggttgctggaaatggccCTTTGTACCACGatgaagatattccattaaaaatcagccgtttccatctagaatagtcatttaccacattaacaatgtctagatttctgattcatttaatgtcatcttcactgaaaaaaaatgcttttctttcaaaaataaggacatttctaagtgacccgaaacttttgaacagtagtgtatattatgtaacataataataataataataataataataataataataataataataataataataataataataataataaatattatagtAATATTCATCAAATTAATAACAGCTCTATGTGTGAAGAAAATGAACGGCAAGAAATTCAAAACGGATTTATAACATGTTACAGCCAAACGTAATCCAGGACAAATTACGTTTCTACTCTATTTCTATTGCAACATAAtggagaatgcagtttagttgtgtgaGAACATCATTTTGTGGAGACAGGGTTGGATTTTTGGCACCTACTTTTTCCCACAGCTTTGAGAAAACTTACACAAATTATTTATCAAAACGTGTGGCTCAGTTGGGAATGGTATGCTATGACTTTAGGTAGCGATTTGTCATACATTCTTTacaaaattcataaaaacaacTGCACTAAAGGTTTGGctttatacatttttgtaaaaatctgatttttttttgttcagttaaatTTTGACCAGAAACATTATATGTAAAAAGGTGCAGTAAACCATGTCTCCCATAATTTTTACTCAACAATGTATGCATAAAAATGTAGGCAGTTTTGTCCTCTTTCACCCAGTGAGTTGTaggacttgtgttttttttcagaaactACCTCAGAACTCAGTGTCGACCAAAACTCTCATTGACTCCAATTATATCAGAGCTCCACAATGTCAGGTGAAAATCAGAAGCAGTGAGTCTCTCTAACCTGCCACCAAAGTGAAAATACATCACAatgttcaaaacaaaaaaaaaattataagaaTCGTAGTTTTTGAGCTGTAACCGTTAGTTCATAGGGCTAATCCTtagtctgcctgtctgtctccttTCTGCACCCTCAAAAAGCGGAAATCAGCATAGCAACCAGTGACTGACAGGTGATTGGCGGATGGAGACTTAACAAAGGACTCCAAACATGGCTGACTCCATTAGAAATGTATAATGTTATAGTGTGCTCTGTCAGCAGGATATATATAACAGTAACTTCAAGTCAATGCAGCTGTTACTAATGATATTAATAAATCATTGATGGATGTTTTTACATGTCCCAGATCAAAATCTACAGGCCATAGAGTGTTTAGTGGCTCCATATCTGTTTGGTTAAACGTAGAAATAAGAGTCTCTCCCAGGCAACAGTGGTTTAAGGATGCGTAGCAGTtgcatgttgttgtttctttcttcaaaaattaATAGGACTAACAGGAGGATGTTCACATATGTGggcttttcaaagtaaaactccagttagctttaaaaaaaaaaaaaaaaaaaaaaaaagcctaacaGGATGCATTGAAGTATGCTATATTatccaaaaaaaattgcaaatgttAGAAAAGGCTTACCAGGGACTCTGAACTGTACTGGGTTTTCAGTATAAACACACTACCTTGTGGCTttccactgttaaaaaaaactaattcccTGATGTGAAAGGAGCTTACCAGACAGTACCTgtgtctctttctcacacaTATTTATGGACAAACCATCTGCATTCATACCTAGTGAAAGTGTAGTGAGCAACTTTATTGTAGCCTGGATTTTATGTatctattttcaaaaatgtctcaaTTCAAAAGCCCTTCAAACACACTGGTATTTACAGGGAGTCCAGAGGATTCTGTATTCTACACTTTAAAACCTCAGAGTTGTTACAAATAACTGATCAGAGTTTGTGAAATATGTTCAGTGTTTGttcaaataaaatgtacatatataaatTACACCTAATGTATAATTATAGTAAGACAAATCAATCAACAAAGGCTGCTTGgtcaaaaaactaacaaacaaaaactctgtCTCTACTCAGTGAAGAGTGAAACCTGATAAATGAACATCTGCTACATTCAGACGAAGCAAAGGTAAACTTGTCTGCCCTTTATATAGTATGTTTTAACCTTAGCTAGATTctacaaagtgctttataatgtgttatttattcacccattcacacacactcacacaccatcTGTGGCAGAGCTACCACACAAAATGCTTGCTCTACCACCTAAGCCACAGCCATCCCACAATGCAATTCACAATGCCTATCACAAAGTTTTAAATCTTGTCTCTAGTGGCATTCCCTCTCTGGTGCACTAGTAAGATTGTGTTTTACCAGTAAGGTTTGGTTTACTAGAGCTGAAGGAGGAGACAAATCAGGCTGCAGCAACGAGAACCATGGCGGAAAAACCTACAACAGTTTGGTCCTCCGAGAAAGGACTGATgtctacaaaaaaataaaaaagagcaaCAGCAAGGCATCGCAAGCATGCATTAATAGTGATTGTGTAATTACTAAAATAGGGAGACAAAAGTTCTGCAGGTTTAATTGTCCTTGTCTGTAACCCTATGATCTCAGTATTGATTGCATATCAAACCAATGCGTGATATTTGTGTGTTGGGTAAGATCACACTGACATAATTTTAGTTCTGAACacttaaaggtttaatcatcAACAGGTTTTCACACTAAAAAAAATTGATCACCTGACATATAACTACagctcttaaaaaaaaacataattcataTGCTGGAAATTTCTTcaaccaaaaaaagcaaaactggtAGTTAAAGTCCATAGAAGAATTGCCCAGTTTCAGCAGTAAATGGGTTCTGGTAGGCAGGATGTCACATAGTCCTGTTCAGCAGTGAATTCGGCAGGCTGCCAGTGACACTCAATCAGAGCATCATACAGTTCCTCACTGAGCTCCATGAACTTCCTGTTGGCCTCCATCACATCCAGCTCCACACTGGGATCTACAACACATGGACAGTGAGTTACAAAGTGAGAATGGACTggaccacacacagacacacacacgcaagcaCACAGAGAGACTTTGGTACAGGAGGTCGTGTCATATTTGTTGTCAGTATAACAAATATATTACAGCACAGGACGACGGGTCAGGGGGGAGATATCATCATCCCCACACTCCGAGAATCCTCCATAAAAACGGAGGCTGGAGGCCAAGATCAAGGCAACAAGGAGGGAAGTTAGCCGGCTAGCAGAGCTACAGAAAGGTGTAATGAAGAAAGGACTACCTAGGGAATACAACAAGCTATCCATACCTGAGGTAGTGGAGACTTCAAACAGAACTCACAGCCCCTGGCCACACGTCTGAGGAAGTGACTAAAGAAGTAGAAGCCAGAACCATCCAAAGTGTACTCTCAGTGAGAGTGAAATGAGATGAGAACAAACCCCACCTCGAGCTGAGACTGAAAAGCAGTGGGAACGTATATTGGAGAAGAAGCTTTGCATAAGACCAATGCTCAGTGGCTGATAGATGTGAAAGTAGACCACAGGAATCTCCCAGAATAAAGCCCAGTGACCATCACAACAGCAGACATTCAAGGGAGAGTGTCAAGAATGAAGAGCTGGACAGCACCAGACCTTGACAAGATCCACACTTACTGGCTAAAGAAGCTAACTGCACTCCATGGATGCCGAGAAGTGCAAATAAACCAACTGCTAAAGGATGGGATACACCATAACAACGGAGAGGTTAACCCAAGGTCGGGCAGTCCTGAAAATGAAGGATCCCCAGAAGGGAGCAATCCTGTCCAATTACCAGCCAGTAACCTGCCTCTGCACAACATGGAAGCTACTGtcagtctgaaaaaaataattttgcatTTGGATTCAATTTCACCagccacactcacatatgattactgccaggcttgttgaatctaaacatcgcTAAATAGAacctacatgattccacaattcaattcaattcaattttatttatatagcgccaagtacagtcaaattgtctcaagacgctttacagaacccatatgcctgaacaaTAAGAAGATACGAGGagaaaatggatccatgggagagttgcaaggcACAAACCACTATTGACATATCTAGATGAGCCCCAAGACTCTTGgaataacatcctgtggactgatgagtggAACTTTTTAGAAGACATGGTTCcgttacatctggtgtaaagctaatattgcattccacaagaagaacatgataccaacagTGAGACGTGGTGGTGGTAGGGTAATggtttggggctgctttgcttccacaggacctggacgacttgtcataTTTGAtagagccatgaattctgctctctatcagaaaatcctcctggagaatgtCCACCACCAGCTCATGACCGAAAGCTCAACTTAATGGTTTATGCAGCATGGTGACGACCCAAAGCACGCAAGCAAGTCCACcactgagtggctcaaaaagaacaaaatgaaagctaaggagtggccaagtcaaagACCAGATTTGAATTCAAACGAGATGCTATGGCAAGATGTTAAAAGGGCAGTTCATGCTTAAAAACCATCTGATGTGACTGAATTAAaattattctgcagagaagagtggaccaaaatTCCTCCATGGAGATGTacaagactgatcacaagctatcacaaacatttaactaCAATTGTTGCTGCCAAGTGTGATCCAACCAGAACAACAATTTGTGGTATGTGTGTTATctgtctaaaataaaaaaatatctataaatacTAATCTAATGATCTGAACATTCTGACACCTCCCTCTCTTCACACAACAATAACGAAAGGCTAAAAAACCTTAAAAGAAATCTTTAAAGTTTGTGACATGTTTTATGAGCAAGTTACAAGTGAATTAAGGtcagtaatgaaaataacagtaattaCCAGCCCCCAATCCCAATACTAACCTTCAAGTCCTTCATCCTCTTCAACAGCTTCACTTTCctaaaaaacaaccacaaaaaaagcataaaaaacacACTGGACCTAATGTTTTAACAATTACTAACTGATGCAACACTCCCTATGTAACAGAGGGACGTTACCTGTGGTGGAGGATACTGTGTGTAATCATATTGCGGATAGTTGTAGCCATACATCCCTCCAGTCTGGTCATAGCCCCATGAGGAGTAATACCCAGCATAGGCCTGCTGCTGGTACTGGTTGTACTGGTCATAGTTCTGTCTGTATCCTGAAGACTGCCATGATTTGTtctctgactgctgctgctgttgcttgtTCCTTAAACTTGGAGcaggacaaagagacacacCTGTGAACTCCACCAACCATTTGACTTGTACACAAGAGCATCAGCTTGAACACCAAAAAGAGTAAAGACTCTAAGAAGAACTCACTTGTTAGCAGCTAGGCTCAACCTCAGAGGCTTACCACCCAGTCCCACAGCACCCTGACAGTCCTCTAAGGCCCGCTTCTGCAGTCTTTCGTCTGGGAACTGCACAAAGCCACAGCCCCTACAATGAGAGACAGGGACAGTGGTCAAATTA
It encodes the following:
- the LOC111585420 gene encoding tRNA selenocysteine 1-associated protein 1 isoform X1, producing the protein MSTLWMGNLEAYMDEKFITRAFSTMGEQVVNVRIIRNKMTGVLLPRGALGYCFVEMTDEATAERCLRKINGKALPGANPPTRFKLNRATFGKQDSGQMYSLFVGDLTPEVDDGMLYEFFYNRYPSCRGGKVVLDSMGNSKGCGFVQFPDERLQKRALEDCQGAVGLGGKPLRLSLAANNLRNKQQQQQSENKSWQSSGYRQNYDQYNQYQQQAYAGYYSSWGYDQTGGMYGYNYPQYDYTQYPPPQESEAVEEDEGLEDPSVELDVMEANRKFMELSEELYDALIECHWQPAEFTAEQDYVTSCLPEPIYC
- the LOC111585420 gene encoding tRNA selenocysteine 1-associated protein 1 isoform X2, with amino-acid sequence MSTLWMGNLEAYMDEKFITRAFSTMGEQVVNVRIIRNKMTGGALGYCFVEMTDEATAERCLRKINGKALPGANPPTRFKLNRATFGKQDSGQMYSLFVGDLTPEVDDGMLYEFFYNRYPSCRGGKVVLDSMGNSKGCGFVQFPDERLQKRALEDCQGAVGLGGKPLRLSLAANNLRNKQQQQQSENKSWQSSGYRQNYDQYNQYQQQAYAGYYSSWGYDQTGGMYGYNYPQYDYTQYPPPQESEAVEEDEGLEDPSVELDVMEANRKFMELSEELYDALIECHWQPAEFTAEQDYVTSCLPEPIYC